In a single window of the Bos taurus isolate L1 Dominette 01449 registration number 42190680 breed Hereford chromosome 23, ARS-UCD2.0, whole genome shotgun sequence genome:
- the ELOVL2 gene encoding very long chain fatty acid elongase 2, with amino-acid sequence MEHLKAFDDEVNAFLDNMFGPRDSRVRGWFMLDSYLPTFSLTVLYLLLIWLGNRCMRNRPALSLRGILTLYNLGITLLSAYMLAELILSSWEGGYNLQCQDLTSAGEADIRVARVLWWYYFSKLIEFLDTIFFVLRKKTSQVTFLHVYHHASMFNIWWCVLNWIPCGQSFFGPTLNSFIHILMYSYYGLSVFPSMHKYLWWKKYLTQAQLVQFLLTITHTMSAVVRPCGFPLGCLIFQSSYMMTLVILFLNFYIQTYRKKPMKKAMEEAGKEVKNGFSKAYFSTANGVISKKAQ; translated from the exons attctcGAGTCAGAGGGTGGTTCATGCTGGACTCCTACCTCCCTACCTTTTCTCTCACTGTTTTATACCTGCTGTTGATATGGCTGGGCAACAGATGCATGAGGAACAGACCTGCTCTTTCCCTCAGGGGCATCCTCACCTTGTACAATCTTGGAATCACACTTCTCTCCGCATACATGCTGGCAGAG CTTATTCTCTCCAGTTGGGAAGGAGGGTACAACTTACAGTGTCAGGATCTGACCAGTGCAGGGGAGGCCGACATCCGg GTAGCCAGGGTGTTGTGGTGGTACTACTTCTCCAAATTAATAGAGTTCCTGGACACAATTTTCTTTGTGTTGCGGAAAAAAACCAGCCAGGTCACCTTTCTCCACGTCTACCACCACGCCTCCATGTTTAACATCTGGTGGTGCGTCTTGAACTGGATTCCTTGTGGGCAAA GTTTCTTTGGCCCCACCCTGAACAGCTTCATCCACATCCTCATGTACTCCTACTACGGGCTGTCCGTGTTCCCGTCCATGCACAAGTACCTCTGGTGGAAGAAGTACCTGACGCAGGCCCAGCTG GTGCAGTTCCTGCTCACCATCACCCACACCATGAGCGCCGTGGTCAGGCCCTGCGGCTTCCCCTTGGGCTGCCTCATCTTCCAGTCTTCTTACATGATGACGCTGGTCATCCTCTTCTTAAACTTCTACATTCAG ACATACCGGAAAAAGCCAATGAAGAAAGCCATGGAAGAGGCAGGGAAAGAAGTCAAGAATGGTTTTTCCAAAGCCTACTTCAGCACAGCGAACGGAGTAATAAGCAAAAAGGCACAATAA